One Serpentinicella alkaliphila DNA segment encodes these proteins:
- a CDS encoding Ger(x)C family spore germination protein, giving the protein MKKFLIILTTVLFTTSLTSCWSRREINNLGFVIGLGISKTDAGLYSVVAQLANPRSIAAEGVTGKEIYTTIGSKGLTIFDALRNMSKIAKRRLYIGHIKSLVIDEKIAKEGLGEVVSFFAQDMEVRLEMIVLVTNDPPEKIYDTPNFVGIVPALGLSIIAENFGANNKIYVADMHETVEAVNNPFINYVTTLVTIVSPPTELEKPELILSRIAIFDSDKLVGYLDYEEGQAYNLVTNNFKNGLIVFDYALNNDKITIEGLESKADIKPKYENGKIRFDIELNVKGNVAERVSTEDLPHELDIEILQRQLNKVLADKINKAIVNAQKGYGVDYFNLSGYFFREYPKEFKEIKDNWNDAFSSATINVTVNSTIIHSALNLNRGRI; this is encoded by the coding sequence ATGAAAAAATTTCTTATTATACTTACAACTGTGCTATTCACTACATCTTTAACCTCCTGTTGGAGCCGAAGGGAAATTAATAACCTAGGTTTTGTTATTGGACTCGGCATTTCAAAAACTGACGCTGGACTTTACTCTGTTGTTGCTCAGTTAGCTAATCCACGTTCTATTGCAGCCGAAGGGGTAACTGGAAAGGAAATTTATACCACTATTGGATCCAAAGGCCTTACAATTTTTGATGCTTTAAGAAATATGAGTAAGATAGCTAAAAGACGTCTGTACATCGGCCATATTAAGTCCTTAGTTATTGATGAAAAAATTGCAAAGGAAGGCTTGGGTGAGGTTGTAAGCTTTTTTGCACAAGATATGGAAGTAAGATTAGAAATGATTGTATTAGTAACTAATGACCCCCCTGAAAAAATTTATGATACACCAAATTTTGTCGGTATAGTTCCGGCACTAGGTTTATCTATTATAGCTGAAAACTTTGGAGCAAATAATAAAATATATGTAGCAGATATGCACGAGACTGTTGAAGCTGTAAATAACCCATTTATAAATTATGTAACTACTCTTGTTACTATAGTGTCCCCACCAACAGAATTAGAGAAGCCCGAGTTAATACTTTCTAGAATAGCAATATTTGATAGTGATAAATTAGTTGGCTACTTAGACTATGAAGAGGGTCAAGCGTATAATCTAGTGACTAATAACTTTAAAAATGGTTTAATAGTTTTTGATTATGCTCTGAACAACGATAAAATTACTATTGAAGGTCTAGAGTCTAAAGCTGACATTAAACCAAAGTACGAAAATGGTAAAATAAGATTTGATATTGAATTAAATGTAAAGGGTAATGTAGCTGAAAGAGTATCTACGGAGGACCTACCTCACGAGTTAGATATAGAGATTCTTCAAAGGCAATTGAATAAAGTCTTAGCAGATAAAATTAATAAGGCCATAGTTAATGCCCAGAAAGGTTATGGGGTAGACTACTTTAATTTAAGTGGCTACTTTTTTAGAGAATACCCTAAAGAATTTAAAGAAATTAAGGATAATTGGAATGATGCATTCTCATCTGCTACTATTAATGTTACAGTTAACAGTACTATTATTCACTCTGCACTTAATTTAAATAGGGGGAGAATTTAA
- a CDS encoding uracil-DNA glycosylase produces MQILKNDWHLLLKNEFNKEYYLGLRDFLKKEYKTKTIYPNMNDIFNALHYTQYKDVKVVILGQDPYHGPNQAHGLSFSVTPNVSIPPSLLNIYKELLTDLDCYIPNNGYLKKWTDQGVLLLNTVLTVVEGQANSHKNMGWEYFTDKVVSLLNEREDPVVFILWGNNAQAKIKLITSSNHHIIKSVHPSPLSAHRGFFGSKPFSGANNFLLSIGKKPIDWQIENI; encoded by the coding sequence AAAAAATGATTGGCATTTGCTATTGAAAAATGAATTTAATAAAGAATATTATTTGGGCTTGCGAGATTTTTTAAAGAAAGAGTATAAAACAAAAACCATTTATCCAAATATGAATGATATTTTTAATGCCCTACACTATACACAATATAAAGATGTTAAGGTAGTTATTCTTGGTCAAGACCCCTATCATGGTCCTAATCAGGCCCATGGTTTAAGTTTCTCTGTCACTCCAAATGTTTCAATTCCGCCGTCACTGCTAAATATCTATAAAGAGCTCCTTACGGACTTAGATTGCTACATTCCGAACAACGGCTATCTGAAAAAATGGACAGATCAAGGTGTTCTTCTTCTTAATACTGTATTAACAGTAGTCGAAGGACAAGCTAACTCCCATAAAAATATGGGTTGGGAGTATTTTACAGATAAGGTTGTGAGTCTATTAAATGAGAGAGAAGACCCAGTAGTTTTTATACTATGGGGAAACAATGCCCAAGCAAAAATAAAACTCATTACTAGCTCTAATCACCATATTATTAAATCTGTTCACCCTAGTCCTTTATCTGCCCATAGAGGTTTCTTTGGAAGTAAGCCTTTTTCGGGGGCCAATAATTTTCTACTATCTATAGGCAAAAAACCTATAGATTGGCAAATTGAAAACATATAA
- a CDS encoding spore germination protein produces MFNFIKNTISKLFKSNNSSDATNDNNNIKSIEFNKDFNKNIELIKFCLGKSDDLIFRYFNISTQPYTKAVVIYIESMVDDKSLQSSVLDPLINELAQRTTEDRIYLKSKIHTLIEQSLSISKLSFKKNLSEAINELVIGNSLLLIDKVPYVVSVNTLKADNKESTEPQTEKVVKGPQQGFVESINTNCLMLRRRIKSPNLIFKNFKVGRQTQTDIRIVYLCNIADLNIVDELCDRINRIDVDGFVSSASIEEYINDNPINLFHTTFYSERPDRVQSLLLEGRIAIICDGTPFVIIVPAIISDFFISMDDYYQNQYFASFCRLLGYFGAILLTFLPSIYVAITTFHQEVLPTQLALTIAAARGGVPYPAFIEAVIMEVAFEALRQAGTRLPTHIGQAVSIVGALIIGQAAVEAGLVSSIVVIIVAMTAIFSFTIPYTNFVLSLRLARFFMLVLAGILGIYGIMTGLLILALNLISLRSFGVPFMVPFAPLSLKELKDWFLRMPLWSITERSGHIVKKNIVKKDKNIKPTPPSK; encoded by the coding sequence ATGTTTAATTTCATAAAAAATACTATATCAAAATTATTCAAATCAAATAATAGTAGTGATGCTACAAATGATAACAACAATATAAAATCAATTGAGTTTAATAAAGACTTTAATAAAAATATAGAATTAATTAAATTTTGTTTAGGAAAAAGTGATGATTTGATCTTTAGATATTTTAATATTTCTACACAACCTTATACAAAAGCAGTGGTTATTTATATAGAGTCAATGGTAGATGACAAATCCCTTCAATCTTCAGTATTAGACCCACTTATAAATGAACTTGCCCAAAGAACTACAGAAGATAGAATTTATTTAAAATCAAAAATACATACTTTAATTGAACAATCACTTTCTATCTCTAAACTATCTTTTAAGAAAAATCTAAGTGAAGCAATAAATGAACTTGTAATTGGCAATAGCTTATTACTTATTGATAAAGTACCCTATGTAGTATCTGTAAATACTTTGAAGGCAGATAATAAAGAAAGCACAGAACCCCAAACAGAAAAAGTAGTGAAAGGCCCTCAGCAAGGCTTCGTAGAAAGTATTAATACTAATTGTTTAATGTTAAGACGGCGTATAAAATCCCCTAACTTAATTTTTAAAAATTTTAAGGTAGGACGACAGACGCAAACAGATATTAGAATTGTGTACCTATGTAATATAGCTGACTTAAATATAGTCGATGAATTGTGTGATAGGATAAACAGAATAGATGTTGATGGATTTGTTAGTTCAGCAAGCATAGAAGAGTATATAAATGACAATCCTATAAATCTATTTCATACTACATTTTACTCGGAGAGGCCTGATAGGGTTCAAAGTCTTCTTCTTGAAGGCAGAATAGCAATAATATGTGATGGTACCCCGTTTGTAATAATTGTTCCTGCAATAATTTCAGACTTTTTTATAAGTATGGATGATTATTATCAAAATCAATACTTTGCTTCCTTTTGTCGTTTATTAGGTTACTTTGGAGCTATTTTACTAACTTTTTTACCATCTATATATGTTGCTATAACGACTTTTCATCAAGAGGTACTTCCAACTCAACTTGCTCTTACTATCGCTGCTGCTAGAGGAGGAGTTCCTTACCCTGCTTTTATTGAGGCAGTAATTATGGAGGTAGCATTTGAAGCCCTTAGGCAGGCAGGAACTAGACTTCCAACCCATATAGGTCAAGCCGTAAGTATCGTTGGAGCCCTTATTATAGGCCAAGCTGCTGTTGAAGCTGGTCTAGTTTCCTCAATAGTAGTAATTATTGTAGCAATGACGGCCATTTTTTCATTTACTATCCCTTATACTAACTTTGTATTAAGCTTAAGGCTTGCTAGGTTTTTTATGCTTGTCTTAGCAGGGATTCTTGGGATTTATGGTATTATGACTGGACTTTTAATACTAGCCCTTAACTTAATTTCCCTCAGATCATTTGGCGTGCCCTTTATGGTGCCCTTTGCACCCCTAAGTCTTAAGGAATTGAAAGATTGGTTTTTAAGAATGCCCCTATGGTCGATTACCGAAAGGTCAGGTCATATAGTCAAGAAAAATATAGTTAAAAAAGATAAAAATATAAAACCTACTCCTCCATCAAAATAA
- a CDS encoding GerAB/ArcD/ProY family transporter, which yields MNNNNLTIISYRQILFLTIAQLGGAAILYLPGMKEAGRDVWISNIIASVMAYIVIYCNYLPLSLCPGGSMTKTLNKYWGKIFGGLVNVYYLLFFFILSLLIVSDVYYLGKITMPETPGYIFIIFFLIPTMYALKLGVEVFIRFMEFILPILVVIYIILYLLVIPKLDYQKILPIMSDGIKPVFSGAIPNLNFPYAQVLPVVFFYKHIKGDRNERKKFIKYSFLGILGATILLSIRSLASTTAFEEFTLKTLTFPPLSTIRIIQVGDVIERLDPFFYAILYIATFFKFLITFYVICEIISELFNVGEPRDFAIPVAVLIGVFMPYAIHKFDIILRTVVPYFILSIPLFFPIPILLYATIKYKNKKNKKETVNQ from the coding sequence ATGAATAATAATAATTTAACAATTATATCCTATAGACAGATTTTGTTTCTAACAATAGCTCAATTAGGCGGAGCTGCAATTCTGTACTTACCAGGTATGAAAGAGGCTGGACGAGATGTATGGATTTCTAATATTATTGCATCTGTTATGGCATATATAGTAATTTACTGTAATTACTTACCACTTTCTTTATGTCCAGGCGGCTCTATGACAAAAACATTAAATAAATATTGGGGTAAGATTTTTGGTGGGCTAGTTAATGTATACTATCTCTTATTCTTTTTTATTTTAAGTCTCCTTATTGTTTCTGATGTATATTATTTAGGAAAGATAACAATGCCTGAAACTCCAGGATACATTTTCATCATTTTTTTTCTTATTCCAACTATGTATGCTTTAAAGTTAGGCGTGGAGGTTTTTATAAGATTCATGGAATTTATATTGCCAATTTTAGTAGTAATATATATAATTTTATATTTACTAGTTATACCTAAATTAGACTATCAAAAAATATTACCTATTATGTCAGATGGCATAAAACCTGTATTTTCAGGTGCAATACCAAATTTAAATTTTCCATATGCTCAAGTACTACCAGTAGTCTTTTTTTATAAACATATTAAAGGGGATAGGAATGAACGTAAAAAATTTATAAAATATTCATTTTTAGGTATTCTAGGAGCTACCATACTGCTAAGTATAAGATCCTTAGCATCAACTACTGCTTTCGAGGAATTCACATTGAAAACCCTAACTTTTCCGCCTTTAAGTACAATTAGAATTATTCAGGTTGGAGATGTTATAGAGAGGTTAGATCCATTCTTTTATGCAATATTATATATAGCTACCTTTTTTAAATTTCTAATAACATTTTATGTGATATGCGAAATTATATCGGAGTTGTTTAATGTAGGGGAACCTAGGGACTTTGCTATTCCAGTGGCTGTATTGATAGGGGTATTTATGCCCTATGCAATTCATAAGTTTGATATTATATTACGAACAGTAGTACCATATTTTATTTTATCTATACCATTGTTTTTTCCGATACCCATTTTGTTATATGCAACAATCAAGTATAAAAATAAAAAAAATAAAAAAGAGACAGTTAATCAATAG